In Arvicanthis niloticus isolate mArvNil1 chromosome 10, mArvNil1.pat.X, whole genome shotgun sequence, a single genomic region encodes these proteins:
- the Pdc gene encoding phosducin: protein MHKMEEAASQSLEEDFEGQATHTGPKGVIHDWRKFKLESEDGDSIPPSKKEILRQMSSPQNRDDKDSKERMSRKMSIQEYELIHKDKEDESCLRKYRRQCMQDMHQKLSFGPRYGFVYELETGEQFLETIEKEQKVTTIVVNIYEDGVRGCDALNSSLACLAAEYPMVKFCKIRACNTGAGERFSSDVLPTLLVYKGGELISNFISVAEQFAEEFFAADVESFLNEYGLLPEREIHDLEQTNMEEEDME from the exons ATGCATAAAATGGAAGAAGCCGCAAGCCAAAGCTTAGAGGAAGACTTTGAAGGACAGGCCACACACACAG gaCCCAAAGGAGTAATACATGATTGGAGAAAGTTTAAATTGGAAAGTGAAGATGGTGATTCAATCCCACCCAGCAAGAAAGAGATCCTCAGACAAATGTCCTCTCCTCAGAATAGAGATGACAAAGactcaaaagaaagaatgagCAGAAAG ATGAGTATTCAAGAATATGAACTAATTCATAAAGACAAAGAAGATGAGAGTTGCCTTCGCAAATACCGTAGACAGTGCATGCAGGATATGCATCAGAAGCTGAGTTTTGGGCCTAGGTATGGGTTTGTGTATGAGCTGGAAACAGGGGAGCAATTCCTGGAAACCATCGAGAAGGAGCAGAAGGTCACCACGATCGTGGTTAACATTTACGAGGATGGTGTCAGAGGCTGTGATGCACTCAACAGCAGCTTAGCCTGCCTCGCAGCAGAGTACCCAATGGTCAAGTTCTGTAAAATAAGAGCTTGTAATACTGGAGCTGGGGAGCGCTTTTCCTCAGACGTACTCCCTACCTTGCTCGTATACAAAGGTGGGGAACTCATCAGCAATTTTATTAGTGTTGCTGAACAATTTGCCGAAGAATTTTTTGCTGCAGATGTGGAGTCTTTCCTAAATGAATATGGATTACTACCAGAAAGAGAGATACATGACCTAGAGCAGACCAACATGGAAGAGGAAGACATGGAATAA